In Amia ocellicauda isolate fAmiCal2 chromosome 7, fAmiCal2.hap1, whole genome shotgun sequence, one genomic interval encodes:
- the LOC136752692 gene encoding single-pass membrane and coiled-coil domain-containing protein 3-like, producing MSWSDTFFPDNPRRREEVVRLGQQLLSLMEHNFWATNRLATLLNREMNTGLREISVDKQKTIKENCDMLIDTIGSIQAQVAQIDSRLKENLEPELYQKLYSLTVPLSDRIHIASRVLSGAFGVLGSGVTVAELIHKGAVLGRIVASLGRVGTCAVATVVLGVLGLGVDMVASAILGAIERENLERVIQEYSEALEEFRPASEQYLENIGNVIARVQFKRGH from the coding sequence ATGTCTTGGAGTGACACATTCTTCCCAGATAACCCCAGACGCCGAGAGGAGGTGGTGCGCCTGGGTCAGCAGCTGCTCTCCCTCATGGAGCATAACTTTTGGGCCACCAACCGACTGGCCACACTGCTCAACCGGGAAATGAACACCGGCCTGCGGGAGATCTCTGTGGACAAGCAGAAGACCATCAAGGAGAACTGCGATATGCTGATTGACACCATCGGTAGCATCCAGGCGCAGGTGGCGCAGATTGACAGCCGCTTGAAAGAAAACCTGGAGCCTGAGCTGTATCAGAAACTTTACAGCCTAACTGTGCCTCTTTCTGATCGCATCCACATCGCCAGCAGGGTGCTGAGCGGCGCTTTTGGCGTGCTGGGCTCGGGCGTCACGGTTGCCGAGCTCATCCACAAGGGGGCAGTGCTCGGCCGCATCGTGGCAAGCCTAGGCCGGGTTGGCACCTGCGCAGTGGCCACAGTCGTCTTGGGAGTTTTGGGGTTGGGTGTGGACATGGTCGCTAGTGCCATCCTGGGCGCCATAGAAAGAGAGAACCTGGAGAGAGTCATCCAGGAATACAGCGAGGCGCTGGAGGAGTTTAGACCAGCCTCCGAGCAGTATTTGGAGAATATTGGCAATGTCATAGCCAGGGTCCAATTCAAACGGGGGCACTAA